The Lewinellaceae bacterium genome includes a region encoding these proteins:
- a CDS encoding VCBS repeat-containing protein, which yields MKKFFTLGMVLFWASQIGNAQNFIEVAAANGINSTCGLCSLGSGVSFVDFNGDGLDDLTFATQQGSNVLFYQNTGSGFIQITAPITNTGLNEQIIWVDFDNDGDRDLLVTSFESPTRLYENIGNFNFADITANAGLPINNAPTYGAVFGDYNNDGLLDLYIDNWSYQGIYSNRLYKNNGDRTFTDVTDVAGVADGYKLTFCSAFLDINNNGLQDLYNSQDRPWSINSMFKNNGDGTFQDISSSSNTDIGIDAMNVGVGDYDNDGDLDIYVTNNAYAGGNQLLRNNGNETFTDVAPGVGVTVDRENWGGNFFDADNDLDLDLYVSTQHMGIDHASELFLNNNNGASFTEANLPGMVGDTMNSFSNAIGDFNNDGWPDIVVNNATPLGAPQNNFHLWQNTTNNSNHWLKVNLIGTESNREGIGSWIEIYINGNKYVRYKHCGIAYLAQNSTIEHFGLGPNTMVDSLIVRWLSGNEDILYDVSANDILTIVEGSSPLINCDNVNILPPVSSNAEICEAEPFPILTATAEPGYEVSWYGNPTGGPLLAQSSTTYTPTGAGTFYAETQDPSTGCKSATRTAVTLTIHENPTVNGGLNEFACQGTPVTFTAVAAGGDGNYSFAWPNGLSNTAQLTVAPPTHTSYTVTVTDGNGCTGTDVVTAVVYELPTVMASADGTICSGVCTTLGASASGGTSPYSYSWSGGSAQVCPTTTTVYTVTVTDNHGCEDTDEQMINVLPTPVANAGMDGNVCAGDCYTFAPSASGGEMPYTFQWSGVQQTEVCPAETTTYTLTVTGNNGCSATDDLTLTVVDLPQVDAGTDENLCQGACYTFAPTASGGTGSYGYAWSSGTTEVCPTQTTPYTVTVTDGNGCSSTDQITLNVFDLPTVNAGDDVSLCLGACYTFTPSGSGGSGTYSYAWSGGQTTVCPEITTTYTVTITDGNGCTSTDEITIEVFSLPQASAGSDQSFCEGGCYTFFPTATGGSGGYSYAWSSGTTEVCPTQTTNYTLTVTDSNGCADTDELMITVWEVPTVDAGADINLCQGACYTFAPTTSGGTGSYSYAWSSGTTEVCPTQTTSYTVTVTDGNGCSSTDQITVNVFDLPTVNAGDDASICAGDCYTFSPSAFGGSGNYSYAWSSGQATVCPAGTTTYTVTVTDANGCTATDEIMISVTMPPSANAGNDVALCVGDCYTFEPVAGGGSPPYNFSWSGDGSTTVCPSQTTTYILTVTDTNGCSTQDNIQVTVHSLPSLDAGSDVVICEGSCYTFSPTSSGGSGSYNYSWSSVTTEVCPIQTTTYTVTVTDGNGCSVMDGLTVFVSPLPEAFAGADVTLCPGDCYTFNPTGSEGAEPYTYAWSGNESTVCPSQTSTYTVTLTDANGCTATDDLTLSVLPPLATVAASDASLCPGDCYTLSASATGGSGSYTYAWNGNETTVCPNQTTTYTVTATDENGCTALDELTLTVYDPTSPLAVSHELCEGDCVDYAASTFELMAFVIEEETTSGLTFCEAGTYTIEALDGNGCTTSVTFTIEVTAPPTANAGADQTLTCSVTEVTIGQNLPEDGIAYSWSNDINTPQQTINEAGTYVLTATNTALGCSTSDEVEININTAVPTADAGTDLELTCAQSTALANGTASSQGTGYSYQWTTTGGTILNGGMTLIPELSAPGTYLLTVLNSENGCVSQDELTVTEAELPELALQNLTHVECPDGATGSITVEGTGGADTYSYAWSNGATGATIGDLSAGMYTVTLTDGNSCEVSLSIQVTDPPAIVLVLSATAETGSSANDGSITATVSGGTPGYEYLWSTGGTGSTIENLSPALYHLSVTDSNGCMKIDSARVNSFDCQSITTQTTANNYICPGSSSGSLSIDEITGGTAPYNILWSTGSSAISIGSLAGGHYSTTITDANNCEVILPFDVTEEDTIAPTLITQDITVYLDENGTAELTAAMIDGGSSDNCSAVSFELNNTALNCTNTGSQEYAVKLWDENGNSDSTTVMITVLDTIAPVFIFCPENVVSMNCLAVEYELPEAEDNCGIETMTQTEGLSTGSTFVEGVTPIVYQVSDASGNTATCSFTVTVENTLEVESTFSAYSCDPVYPFTATLTATGGTAEYSYLWNDSSTSQETILAAPGPWSWTVTDSQGCEQSGEITATIPDTISITLIATASTDMEWNGAIDATVTGGSGTYGFEWRDEMGNLFATGEDLDGIPAGNYCLWVFDEDGCIAGECVEVENITGTGNIALDQSIVLSPNPTSNILRVQFDLPKKEKATLNLLDINGHQLWQTEKRAEVDEVEVDMRVFSEGVYLLKIVTGDRMTVKRVVVNR from the coding sequence ATGAAAAAATTTTTTACTTTAGGAATGGTCCTTTTTTGGGCAAGTCAAATTGGAAATGCACAAAATTTCATAGAGGTGGCAGCCGCTAATGGAATAAATTCTACATGCGGTTTATGTTCTTTGGGGAGTGGGGTGAGTTTTGTTGATTTTAATGGAGACGGTTTGGATGACCTTACTTTTGCGACACAACAAGGGTCCAATGTTTTGTTTTATCAAAATACAGGAAGTGGATTTATCCAAATTACTGCTCCCATAACCAACACAGGCTTAAACGAACAAATCATCTGGGTGGATTTTGACAATGATGGAGACCGGGACTTGCTGGTGACTAGTTTTGAAAGCCCTACCCGTTTATATGAAAATATTGGCAATTTTAATTTCGCGGATATTACAGCTAATGCGGGGTTGCCTATCAATAATGCACCTACTTATGGTGCTGTTTTCGGGGATTACAATAATGACGGATTGCTGGATCTTTACATTGATAATTGGTCCTACCAGGGGATTTATTCTAACCGTTTATATAAAAACAACGGAGACAGAACCTTTACGGATGTTACCGATGTGGCCGGAGTTGCAGATGGATATAAACTGACTTTTTGTTCCGCATTTTTGGATATTAATAACAATGGCTTACAGGATTTGTACAATTCCCAGGATCGCCCATGGTCTATAAATTCCATGTTTAAAAATAATGGAGATGGTACTTTTCAGGACATTAGTAGTAGTTCAAATACAGATATTGGTATAGATGCTATGAATGTCGGAGTAGGGGATTACGATAATGATGGCGATTTAGACATTTATGTTACCAATAATGCTTATGCAGGTGGTAACCAATTGCTGAGAAATAATGGTAATGAGACTTTCACCGACGTTGCTCCTGGGGTGGGGGTAACCGTTGACAGGGAAAACTGGGGAGGGAATTTTTTCGATGCAGATAATGATCTTGATCTTGATTTGTATGTTTCAACCCAGCATATGGGAATTGACCACGCAAGTGAATTATTTCTAAATAACAATAATGGTGCTTCTTTTACCGAAGCAAACCTACCTGGTATGGTCGGTGATACTATGAATAGTTTTTCAAACGCAATTGGAGATTTTAATAATGACGGATGGCCGGACATTGTGGTCAATAATGCAACGCCTTTGGGGGCACCGCAGAACAATTTTCACCTTTGGCAAAATACGACGAACAATTCCAACCATTGGTTAAAAGTCAACCTGATAGGCACAGAGAGTAACCGGGAAGGCATAGGCAGCTGGATAGAAATTTATATCAATGGGAATAAGTACGTCCGCTATAAACATTGTGGAATTGCCTACCTCGCACAAAATTCAACCATTGAACATTTTGGTCTTGGACCCAATACCATGGTGGATTCACTCATCGTCCGGTGGCTGAGCGGTAATGAGGATATTCTTTATGATGTGTCAGCCAACGACATTTTAACCATAGTGGAAGGTTCCTCTCCACTCATCAATTGTGATAATGTAAACATCCTTCCACCGGTGTCATCGAATGCTGAAATCTGCGAAGCTGAACCTTTTCCGATCCTGACGGCCACGGCAGAGCCGGGTTATGAAGTGAGCTGGTACGGTAATCCCACGGGTGGACCACTGCTGGCCCAAAGTTCCACGACCTACACTCCGACAGGAGCCGGCACTTTTTACGCGGAAACCCAGGATCCTTCGACGGGCTGCAAGAGCGCTACCCGAACAGCGGTGACACTAACCATCCACGAGAACCCGACGGTGAATGGGGGGTTGAACGAATTTGCGTGCCAGGGGACGCCGGTGACGTTTACGGCGGTAGCGGCTGGCGGTGACGGGAACTACAGTTTTGCCTGGCCCAACGGGCTGAGTAATACGGCTCAGCTTACAGTAGCGCCCCCGACGCATACGAGTTATACGGTGACGGTGACGGACGGCAACGGCTGCACCGGCACGGATGTAGTGACGGCCGTGGTTTATGAATTGCCGACGGTGATGGCCTCAGCAGATGGGACGATCTGTTCCGGAGTATGCACGACCCTTGGGGCTTCTGCCAGCGGCGGCACCTCTCCCTACAGTTACAGCTGGAGTGGCGGCAGCGCACAGGTATGCCCGACCACCACCACTGTTTATACGGTAACGGTAACGGATAATCACGGCTGCGAGGATACGGACGAACAAATGATCAATGTACTGCCCACTCCGGTTGCGAATGCGGGCATGGATGGGAATGTATGCGCCGGGGACTGTTATACTTTTGCGCCTTCGGCAAGTGGAGGGGAGATGCCCTACACTTTTCAGTGGAGCGGAGTGCAGCAAACGGAGGTTTGTCCTGCTGAAACGACCACCTACACCCTGACGGTGACGGGCAACAACGGCTGCAGTGCCACGGATGACCTGACGCTGACGGTAGTGGATCTTCCCCAGGTTGATGCAGGAACGGATGAGAACCTTTGCCAGGGAGCGTGTTATACCTTTGCGCCAACGGCAAGCGGTGGCACGGGCAGCTACGGCTACGCCTGGAGCAGTGGCACGACAGAAGTATGCCCGACACAAACCACCCCCTACACGGTAACCGTCACCGATGGCAACGGGTGCAGCAGCACCGACCAGATCACCCTAAATGTATTCGATCTTCCGACGGTGAATGCCGGGGATGATGTGAGTCTCTGCCTGGGGGCCTGTTATACTTTTACCCCATCAGGCAGTGGCGGTTCAGGCACCTACAGTTACGCCTGGAGCGGCGGCCAGACGACGGTCTGTCCCGAAATCACGACGACCTACACGGTGACGATCACCGACGGCAACGGCTGCACTTCAACGGATGAAATCACCATCGAAGTGTTCTCCCTGCCGCAGGCCAGTGCAGGATCGGACCAGAGTTTTTGCGAGGGAGGATGTTATACCTTTTTCCCGACAGCGACGGGAGGTTCTGGTGGTTACAGCTACGCCTGGAGCAGTGGCACCACAGAAGTATGCCCGACACAAACGACGAATTATACCCTGACGGTCACGGACAGCAATGGCTGTGCAGATACTGATGAACTGATGATCACAGTTTGGGAGGTGCCGACAGTAGATGCAGGAGCCGATATAAATCTTTGCCAGGGAGCGTGTTATACCTTCGCCCCAACCACAAGCGGTGGTACGGGCAGTTACAGCTACGCCTGGAGCAGCGGCACCACTGAAGTGTGTCCCACCCAGACGACAAGTTACACCGTCACGGTAACCGATGGCAACGGCTGTAGCAGCACCGACCAGATCACCGTGAATGTATTCGATCTTCCGACAGTGAATGCAGGGGATGATGCTAGTATATGCGCCGGAGATTGTTATACGTTCAGTCCTTCTGCTTTTGGAGGTTCCGGAAATTACAGTTATGCTTGGAGCAGTGGCCAGGCCACGGTCTGCCCTGCCGGAACGACGACCTATACGGTGACCGTAACGGATGCCAACGGCTGCACGGCTACGGATGAAATAATGATCAGTGTAACGATGCCTCCTTCGGCCAACGCAGGAAATGACGTGGCTCTTTGTGTGGGCGATTGTTATACCTTCGAACCTGTGGCGGGGGGCGGCAGTCCTCCCTACAACTTCAGCTGGAGCGGAGACGGCTCCACCACGGTATGTCCTTCGCAGACGACGACCTACATCCTGACGGTAACGGATACCAACGGCTGCAGCACCCAGGATAATATCCAGGTGACGGTCCACAGTCTTCCTTCACTTGATGCAGGATCGGATGTGGTGATCTGTGAAGGCTCGTGTTACACTTTCAGCCCAACGTCAAGCGGCGGTTCCGGCAGTTATAACTATAGCTGGAGCAGCGTTACAACAGAAGTATGTCCTATCCAAACCACGACCTATACGGTAACGGTAACGGACGGCAACGGCTGCAGCGTGATGGATGGTTTGACGGTTTTCGTCTCGCCTTTGCCTGAAGCCTTTGCCGGAGCCGATGTGACGCTGTGTCCGGGAGATTGCTATACTTTTAATCCTACCGGCTCCGAAGGTGCCGAACCTTATACTTACGCCTGGAGCGGAAATGAGAGCACGGTGTGTCCCTCCCAAACGAGCACTTATACGGTAACGCTCACGGATGCGAATGGCTGCACGGCGACGGACGACCTGACACTGTCTGTACTTCCGCCACTGGCAACGGTTGCTGCATCGGACGCGTCCCTGTGCCCGGGCGACTGCTACACCCTGAGTGCGAGTGCGACAGGGGGCAGTGGCAGTTATACCTACGCCTGGAACGGCAATGAAACGACGGTTTGCCCGAACCAAACAACTACTTACACAGTAACAGCTACGGATGAAAACGGCTGTACGGCCCTGGATGAGTTAACCCTCACCGTTTATGACCCGACCTCGCCCCTTGCGGTGAGCCACGAACTTTGTGAAGGAGACTGTGTGGATTATGCGGCATCGACCTTTGAGTTGATGGCTTTTGTAATCGAAGAAGAAACGACCTCCGGGCTTACATTTTGTGAGGCGGGCACTTATACGATAGAAGCGCTGGACGGGAACGGTTGCACGACGAGCGTGACCTTTACCATTGAGGTAACAGCACCGCCGACAGCTAATGCAGGCGCTGACCAGACGCTGACATGCTCGGTGACGGAAGTGACCATAGGTCAAAATCTTCCCGAAGACGGCATCGCTTACAGCTGGTCGAACGACATAAATACTCCTCAACAGACGATAAACGAAGCGGGCACCTATGTGCTGACGGCCACCAACACGGCCCTGGGTTGCAGTACCTCAGATGAGGTGGAAATCAACATAAATACCGCCGTGCCGACAGCAGATGCAGGAACAGACCTTGAACTAACGTGCGCCCAATCCACCGCCCTGGCCAATGGCACCGCCTCTTCCCAGGGCACCGGGTACAGCTACCAGTGGACCACCACAGGGGGCACGATCCTCAACGGAGGGATGACCCTGATACCCGAATTATCAGCACCGGGCACTTATTTGCTGACGGTGTTGAACAGTGAGAACGGTTGTGTATCGCAGGATGAGCTGACGGTGACGGAAGCGGAGCTGCCGGAACTGGCATTACAAAACCTCACGCATGTCGAGTGCCCGGATGGCGCCACAGGCAGCATTACAGTAGAAGGCACAGGAGGGGCAGACACTTATAGTTACGCCTGGTCGAATGGAGCAACGGGGGCGACCATAGGCGATCTGTCGGCCGGAATGTACACGGTAACCCTGACAGATGGCAACAGCTGCGAGGTATCATTATCGATACAGGTTACGGATCCTCCGGCGATCGTACTGGTATTGTCAGCGACGGCAGAGACCGGCAGCAGTGCCAATGACGGAAGTATTACCGCGACGGTGAGCGGCGGCACGCCAGGATACGAATACCTGTGGAGCACGGGCGGTACTGGCTCAACGATAGAGAACCTCTCTCCGGCATTGTATCATCTGAGTGTCACAGACAGCAACGGGTGTATGAAAATAGATTCAGCCAGGGTGAACAGTTTTGACTGCCAGAGCATAACAACGCAGACGACAGCAAACAACTACATCTGCCCGGGCAGCAGTTCGGGCAGCCTCAGCATAGATGAAATAACGGGAGGCACTGCTCCATACAACATCCTTTGGTCGACGGGGAGCAGCGCGATAAGTATAGGAAGCCTGGCAGGAGGGCATTATTCGACGACGATTACGGATGCGAACAATTGCGAGGTGATTCTTCCCTTCGATGTGACGGAAGAAGATACGATCGCCCCGACACTGATCACCCAGGACATCACGGTGTACCTCGATGAAAACGGGACGGCTGAATTAACGGCAGCAATGATCGACGGGGGCAGCAGCGACAACTGCTCAGCCGTGAGTTTTGAACTCAATAATACAGCGCTTAACTGCACGAACACGGGCAGTCAGGAATACGCCGTAAAACTGTGGGATGAAAACGGCAACTCCGACAGCACAACCGTAATGATCACGGTGCTGGATACGATCGCCCCGGTGTTTATCTTTTGTCCGGAGAATGTGGTGTCGATGAACTGCCTGGCCGTGGAATATGAATTACCTGAGGCGGAGGATAATTGCGGGATTGAAACGATGACCCAAACCGAAGGACTGTCAACAGGCTCAACATTTGTGGAGGGCGTTACACCGATCGTCTATCAGGTCAGCGATGCATCAGGCAATACCGCCACCTGTAGTTTTACCGTAACGGTGGAAAACACCCTTGAAGTTGAATCGACTTTTAGCGCATACAGCTGTGATCCGGTGTACCCGTTTACCGCAACACTAACCGCCACAGGCGGCACAGCGGAAT